From a single Anabas testudineus chromosome 5, fAnaTes1.2, whole genome shotgun sequence genomic region:
- the LOC113151722 gene encoding ras-associated and pleckstrin homology domains-containing protein 1-like isoform X2, whose translation MNPPFAASPYGLKSMMECLSRATLLSQPEDIPDFLTKYMSGLINFRDSGHETDPKLLCFQYQEQWEKTFFRRILRRTETSETSTASSNLPSQAALKETLRMLTSYLASSKDDSEGEKSADPESDVCTDVKPPMTVKTRRVSTVRIPCHKESATVKTSEDQKPFPKPTPPPRGVRQFGKMAPPPSLVVKVDAKPAPPPCDESKKTRRVSTVRFARPQDSKTTTETSETHQPTSSTSKHVPAPQSRVSKKPPAPIPPKPVPPAAPEKKLAVRPKSTKESTRKRDVSERTSTEPATSRPKPTASSASGPDHTSEPRAQRPKSSRAQVRTHRKEEPEKTRAHSTSTRATGPEETRIKKTKTFKDMKQAKTRTQLKSSKDREVKRTSTTTVPGPQKTRTHTTTPQDKEAEGTKTRPSTPRVLKPDKTKTRPTTSKIPQTKKTKTQSTTAKAQGQEKGVEWDSSPEISSQWTDIYSSLGATTVPGRFHHLLADCRIPVVSTTGHSKHVISTSPKLIAG comes from the exons ATGAATCCGCCTTTTGCAGCGAGTCCATATGGACTGAAGAGCATGATGGAGTGTCTGTCCAGAGCAACACTCCTGTCTCAACCAGAGGACATCCCAGACTTTCTGACAAAGTACATGTCAGGTCTGATCAACTTCAGAGACTCTGGACATGAAACTGATCCCAAACTACTTTGCTTCCAGTACCAAGAGCAGTGGG AGAAGACATTCTTCAGAAGGATTTTGAGAAGAACGGAGACCTCAGAGACTTCAACAGCATCTTCAAATCTCCCATCCCAGGCAGCCTTAAAAGAGACTTTAAGGATGCTGACCTCTTATTTAGCATCTTCTAAAGACgacagtgagggagagaaatcTGCTGATCCTGAATCTGATGTTTGCACTGATGTCAAACCTCCTATGACAGTGAAGACGCGTAGGGTATCCACTGTCAGAATTCCCTGTCACAAGGAGAGTgcaacagtgaaaacatcaGAAGACCAGAAGCCCTTTCCAAAGCCAACACCACCTCCCCGTGGTGTAAGACAATTTGGAAAGATGGCACCACCACCTTCCCTTGTAGTGAAAGTAGATGCAAAGCCTGCACCACCTCCCTGTGATGAAAGCAAGAAGACACGTAGAGTATCCACAGTGAGGTTTGCTAGGCCTCAGGACAGCAAAACAACCACTGAGACATCTGAAACACACCAAcccacatcatcaacatctaaACACGTTCCAGCACCACAATCCAGAGTGAGCAAGAAACCACCTGCACCAATACCACCGAAGCCCGTTCCCCCAGCAGCTCCAGAGAAGAAATTGGCTGTGCGCCCTAAATCCACAAAAGAATCAACAAGAAAAAGAGATGTGTCTGAAAGGACAAGCACTGAACCAGCAACATCAAGACCAAAACCTACTGCATCCTCTGCATCTGGGCCAGACCACACTTCTGAACCTAGAGCACAGAGACCAAAGAGCAGCAGGGCACAGGTTAGAACACATAGGAAAGAAGAACCAGAGAAGACTAGAGCTCACTCTACATCAACTAGGGCAACAGGACCAGAGGAGACCAGgattaaaaagactaaaacattTAAGGACATGAAACAAGCGAAAACCAGGACACAGCTAAAATCATCCAAGGACAGGGAAGTAAAGAGGACCAGCACCACCACCGTGCCAGGACCTCAGAAAACCAGGACTCACACTACAACACCTCAGGACAAAGAAGCAGAAGGAACAAAGACACGACCTTCAACACCAAGGGTCCTGAAAccagacaagacaaaaacacgACCTACAACATCTAAGATCCCACAAACAAAGAAGACCAAGACACAGTCCACAACAGCTAAGGCCCAGGGACAGGAGAAGGGCGTTGAATGGGATTCTTCACCAG AAATCAGCAGCCAATGGACGGACATCTACAGCAGCTTGGGAGCAACAACAGTTCCAGGGAGGTTTCACCACCTGCTAGCAGACTGCAGAATACCTGTGGTTTCAACCACAGGCCATAGCAAACATGTCATATCAACCAGTCCGAAGTTAATAGCTGGATAA
- the LOC113151722 gene encoding flocculation protein FLO11-like isoform X1: protein MNPPFAASPYGLKSMMECLSRATLLSQPEDIPDFLTKYMSGLINFRDSGHETDPKLLCFQYQEQWEKTFFRRILRRTETSETSTASSNLPSQAALKETLRMLTSYLASSKDDSEGEKSADPESDVCTDVKPPMTVKTRRVSTVRIPCHKESATVKTSEDQKPFPKPTPPPRGVRQFGKMAPPPSLVVKVDAKPAPPPCDESKKTRRVSTVRFARPQDSKTTTETSETHQPTSSTSKHVPAPQSRVSKKPPAPIPPKPVPPAAPEKKLAVRPKSTKESTRKRDVSERTSTEPATSRPKPTASSASGPDHTSEPRAQRPKSSRAQVRTHRKEEPEKTRAHSTSTRATGPEETRIKKTKTFKDMKQAKTRTQLKSSKDREVKRTSTTTVPGPQKTRTHTTTPQDKEAEGTKTRPSTPRVLKPDKTKTRPTTSKIPQTKKTKTQSTTAKAQGQEKGVEWDSSPGKTKSSRVLWSERARARPIVNRGFDFSHTFAFSRQGYGPYGLNSLDLGEITYTSHMCPHVARPVNMIRWNRLRAECRSVHHNMPSGLYFRYGL from the exons ATGAATCCGCCTTTTGCAGCGAGTCCATATGGACTGAAGAGCATGATGGAGTGTCTGTCCAGAGCAACACTCCTGTCTCAACCAGAGGACATCCCAGACTTTCTGACAAAGTACATGTCAGGTCTGATCAACTTCAGAGACTCTGGACATGAAACTGATCCCAAACTACTTTGCTTCCAGTACCAAGAGCAGTGGG AGAAGACATTCTTCAGAAGGATTTTGAGAAGAACGGAGACCTCAGAGACTTCAACAGCATCTTCAAATCTCCCATCCCAGGCAGCCTTAAAAGAGACTTTAAGGATGCTGACCTCTTATTTAGCATCTTCTAAAGACgacagtgagggagagaaatcTGCTGATCCTGAATCTGATGTTTGCACTGATGTCAAACCTCCTATGACAGTGAAGACGCGTAGGGTATCCACTGTCAGAATTCCCTGTCACAAGGAGAGTgcaacagtgaaaacatcaGAAGACCAGAAGCCCTTTCCAAAGCCAACACCACCTCCCCGTGGTGTAAGACAATTTGGAAAGATGGCACCACCACCTTCCCTTGTAGTGAAAGTAGATGCAAAGCCTGCACCACCTCCCTGTGATGAAAGCAAGAAGACACGTAGAGTATCCACAGTGAGGTTTGCTAGGCCTCAGGACAGCAAAACAACCACTGAGACATCTGAAACACACCAAcccacatcatcaacatctaaACACGTTCCAGCACCACAATCCAGAGTGAGCAAGAAACCACCTGCACCAATACCACCGAAGCCCGTTCCCCCAGCAGCTCCAGAGAAGAAATTGGCTGTGCGCCCTAAATCCACAAAAGAATCAACAAGAAAAAGAGATGTGTCTGAAAGGACAAGCACTGAACCAGCAACATCAAGACCAAAACCTACTGCATCCTCTGCATCTGGGCCAGACCACACTTCTGAACCTAGAGCACAGAGACCAAAGAGCAGCAGGGCACAGGTTAGAACACATAGGAAAGAAGAACCAGAGAAGACTAGAGCTCACTCTACATCAACTAGGGCAACAGGACCAGAGGAGACCAGgattaaaaagactaaaacattTAAGGACATGAAACAAGCGAAAACCAGGACACAGCTAAAATCATCCAAGGACAGGGAAGTAAAGAGGACCAGCACCACCACCGTGCCAGGACCTCAGAAAACCAGGACTCACACTACAACACCTCAGGACAAAGAAGCAGAAGGAACAAAGACACGACCTTCAACACCAAGGGTCCTGAAAccagacaagacaaaaacacgACCTACAACATCTAAGATCCCACAAACAAAGAAGACCAAGACACAGTCCACAACAGCTAAGGCCCAGGGACAGGAGAAGGGCGTTGAATGGGATTCTTCACCAGGTAAAACCAAATCATCAAGAGTTCTGTGGTCCGAGAGGGCTAGGGCCCGACCTATAGTAAATAGGGGTTTTGACTTTAGCCACACTTTTGCCTTTAGTAGACAGGGTTATGGACCATACGGTTTAAACAGTCTGGATTTGGGGGAGATCACATATACTTCTCACATGTGCCCACATGTAGCTCGTCCAGTTAACATGATTAGGTGGAACCGCTTACGAGCAGAATGCAGAAGTGTGCACCACAACATGCCCTCAGGTTTATACTTTAGATATGGGCTATAA